In the Silene latifolia isolate original U9 population chromosome 1, ASM4854445v1, whole genome shotgun sequence genome, ttcccaaagccttatttcgtttatgcatcttatttgcttagtttatCTAATCATGCATCCAATtccgttaattgttaatttcgttgttgttataaattctatcatgagtagctaaacccttcgtgctaagatgtaggggacctgtagtgtaggtggcgtagatttcgtagacctgattcgtgtcttggtcgatcgactgatgtcaatagtcggtcgactgagcccgttggtcgatcgaccggcttagatggtcgatcgaccgcttcacgtaagatcagctccgttttaattgattaatttgCTTAATTCGataaatcgagtgcacgcgactagttgaatacttagtaattgaccgacccattagatcgaaagataggggagggaattagactaccaattaaaacgactaaattatactgagatcaaaagataggtagaatttaggcttttaagaatcacttttcagggcgagagtcagtactagtgatacttagggacccatagctagatcgaaagatgctacctgttaagaatggaccgagaggacttcttattttcccatcttACGTGATTagttcagacttacctaggatactgccgtcgaaactacagtgaaccgaccatcttagcatccttttaatatttgatttcatctattttctttaattgctcatttatttgctttagtttaattttaattttattgcctttagttatagaatcattcaaatcaaacctcccaaaactgttactttagagttaaattagacaactttaaattgcttgcctccttgtggttcgaccctgactgccattatctatagtagtagtttggattataaattttatttttgatactctacgacggtatcagttCTCCATCTCCCCACAAGCCCTGCATTTTCTTAGCGGTTTCTTGTTCACTTCCCCAGCTCGTTCTCTTTGTGAGATCAGCCTTTTTCCCGAGCCTTTGTTTTTGCACTGCCTTGGAGGCAAAACCTTAATCTCACTAGGGATGCTTGTTCCTAAAAGCATCCCAATTTCAGCATTCTTGTCCTTTACCTTTGCAATACCAGTATTGTCACTTTCATCAGGGGCATTTTTTACCCTTTCCTTGAACTCACGCAAAATCCCAAGCAACTCATCACAATGCCCAGGGCTCTGTTCAACGAGTGCCACACAAGTAAACGACTCTGACCATAACTCACCAACTTTGTTTTTCTGTACATCCATTGATGTACAATCAGCAAGAAACTGGCCATTAGGGTCGACGATTGGCTGGCAGGTTGCTAGTTTGCTCCACCGACTAAGTAGGTAGTCACTTGGAACTTTCTGAATTCCCCGATCTTTAAAGACACACAGAGCATGTCGACAGAGTATTCCATGTCTTTCAAACTTCTTGCGTGTGCATACCACTGAAACATCATCCTTCTTAAAAACAACCTTATACGTTTTGTTTCGAACTTGATCTTTGATATCTGTGTATAGAATTGGATAggttttatctttttctttatccccaacaccacatgaatagcaagctgcttcgacttccttttgaaactcgccgaaaattgttggagtgtagatttctgatgcatgcttttctagggCTAATGGAGTCAACAACTGGGGGGAAGAAGTTTTTTGATTGTGCAATGAGTTTCGAATGAGTCCATCTTTGTGCATCCATcgcactctcaaatctcatccaaaactcAACTAGGGTTAAATTAGGATTAGTGAAGTTGCTGAAAAAGTGGTTTTCTGACTCTGACCTGGAGGTTGTTCTCATCAAACCTCCTAAAAACAGATCGCGAAAGTAAGCTGGAACCCACATATTTCTAATGCTGTACTTCTCCTTAAGCCACTCGTTATCCGACAACCCATGAGATGCAATTAGTGTTGTCCACCTTTCCTCAAATTCAGGTGGCTCCACATCTTCGCTCCAAACACATCGGTTTATCTTCTTCAGAAACTCAGTATCTTTACATATTACAGGCCCtactgacagggcagtcgtatacctatcaaaaataaccaactggctctaactaatatagctagggaagtcgggtcgatctccacagggagatgggaaaatgtcagctttgtctaagttcgtcacggtaaccaaattgggaggttttaattgggttgttttAAACTAATGAGAAGGATAAAGAAGAAACAGCAAGACAATAAGGATTAAGCAAATAAAGGAAGCAACTAAGACAgttggttcaccatgatcattcggtcaagcaatctaggtctcaggtcaatgcaagtatggtctgaggagcagtgaatatctccttctggtctcaattcgccctaaagcacaaatagcttagcttccgccctcactacggtgccgtAATGTTCggtacgagtctcaccctttccaaccttccggtccaggtcaaggtttactataatttaaatgcctaattgcgtcgactcaattagacagatacaaataagtgcagcgattaacaacaaggactacacaagcattagcCTAATAATTCAatcactctcccttcataatcatggattccctagtcttagcaaaagggaattagctacacattactatcgaatcaacaataataatatatagataataagaattaaacatgataaaaacGAAAACAGGGGAATCGAATAAGGCAATAACAAAAGCAATAAGAGAAAAGGAGAATTCAAGAAGCaattacgattaagaaataaagggAGTAATAATACTAATTACAATTCCAAATCCGAGTAGAAAAGAGTAGTAGAAGAGTAAAGTGAAAAGAAGTAGTGGAAAAAGATGTAGAAGTGAATTACGCAGTCTACTGCCTAAGTAGCATACGAAAAATCTCTTCTAAACCTAATCTAAAGGCCtatttacaaaagcccatacgaaattaggcggaaaaactcaaTTACagggcaaaccactcgatcgagtggaataagaccactcgatcgagtaacttggcgacaaacccttcgatcgagtgaaaataaatcactcgatcgagtaaccccttgtaatgccttctcgatcgagtaaatatgttACTCGATCGTGTAGTCTTCATGATATAACgcattcgatcgactggaaaagtaATCGATTgtgctattttggcacgttagacactatgacaccttccgaagtcagctcacacgtcttcaaagtagtagattccaagctccgattccttgttctccataaatatatgcaaatgggacgagtttgggcttgatttatcttctctttggtctattcttgcaatttacacaaaacgaactaaagtagactattcgggggtatttgtagctagatgccagaaatgcgtgtaaaaatgaggtaaaaaccttatataaaatatacgcatcaaatatccccaaaccaaacctttgcttgtccccaagcaaactatgaatgcaactaagaataaacagtggaacgggaccaatgcATCAGCTACAAGtcatccaccaaaaccagtttaatgcaacaactaacaaagtggcaaatgataggtgcaaacgaattaaatcaatgtttcaaacttactgaaccgtcgaccttgcaagactcaaaagtatcggactctcacgggtcgctcatcactcaaatttaggcacgaggtgagtatatatgtgaaagatagaaagaagtaaagacactcacctaactcgacctataagaacatgcatgcagttaacatgaataaagtctttacaaccgtacatacgcattccaaccatactaatgaccaagacacatgccgaggacttacatttgggtgagtgaggtaatgggtaagaaggggctaagatgaatttagatatgtggagttaatagccaggctagcaacaacgaatccaaatattgaactgcatcccaacttcgtactcaatataacaaaacaaaatggtgcaaattcaatgcactcaactcacaatacaccataaacttgtcaactccccataaaatataaataaaacatgggagtgaaaatcatcatacaatttctcgttttttttgttttttttttcgcacatgatttttttttccttttcctttttcgtatttccaatttttttcttttcattcttttcttcttcttttttttttcattttcattcatcatttttttttctttcattcccttcaattcttccaccaacttctgaaatcagataaatatAACCAAATTGCAgcaaagcattccaaacagctactcatcactagctcggctagggtaggagaaattatagaatgtagctaataggacaaaaaggcaatttggctatgtggggctcatgggtagaatgaaataaaagggaactgcctctcctaacatgtgtcaccatccacataccgaatgcatacaggtattaagaagactagactcatgcttatgcaaattgatgttacatgccttacaaagagtactactcacatcctaaatgaaaccggtcatgaatgtcaccagtttataaagctctaacctcagaatgtaatgtagcttgccaatatatgagtcaagtctattcgttcaggtaagagagaaacaaaaactcgtagattttgcacattatcatgccaactaaatgtcaagaaaatgcagggctaaggtagggattcaatgtagcgtcaaagttcaaacgttccgactcaagttaaacgtgaaatttttgaagtttatgtgatttttgaattaaaaaacgacaatgcatgcgaaaataaataaacgtgcaaacgaaaatgcaagaaaacatgcagacacagatatggatgcatacctccccaacccaaaccgtacaatgccctcattgtaccaaaaatagggaaagaaatgcaaactcaggagaaaaggataactggagtcagaatacttacaaaacgtcgtgaagagggacctccccaaaccgaccatgaacatgggaggtcaaaggaagtcaagcagtagctcaacagacgaaGAGGAACAAATGGAAGATTTAAACCgcttcgatcgagtggcttggaatagctcgatcgagtgaattggtgtcaggaatgctcgatcgagtgaaattcttactcgatcgaatgaacgtGGAATTGCAgtttgtcgatcgagtatatatgttactcgatcgagtggttctcaactcaaaagtgctcgatcgagtagaaaaactactcgatcgagtgaatacacctgcaaaacacgcataaaGAGCAAGGAAAATACAAAGGGTGCATAAAacaacgtttaaagttcaacaaaagcaAAATGTGAAGGAAAAAGTTGAACAAAAATACAGCAAAAccgtccgggttgcctcccggagagcgcaggtttaagaggtcccgcacgacctttctggcatcaattaactggcgcatcaagctcgtcgaagtacaggacttcaacacgattatctgcttcatttgcctcgtgataatgcttcagatactgcccattcaccttgaaccgatttccctcggggctttctagctcaacggatccaaatttagtaacagctgtcaccgtataatgaccactccacctggacttcagcttgccaggaaataatcgcaatcgggcattaaacagcaacaccttttgcccaacatgaaattcgcgaggtaaaattcttttgtcatgccatctcttcgtcttttccttataaatgcgcgagctgtcataggcattaagcctaaattcttccaactcatctagctgcaaaagacgattctgaccacacaactttggatcaaagttaagctcacgaattgtccaccaagccttacattctaactcaacaggtaaatgacatgatttcccataaactaacctataaggtgatgcaccaattggtgtcttaaaggcagttctgtaggcccataatgtgtcttctaatttaagactccagtccttccgtgatttagaaactaccttagacaatatctctttcagctcgcgattagagacctcaacctgaccactagtttggggatgataccccaaaccacgccggtgttgaacaccaactttagacagaatggaagttagtttcttttctttaaagtgcattcccccatcactaatgacgaccctagggacaccaaatcggggaaatatgacctttttaaacatttttatcacagtcctggcatcacaatgaggtgaggcaattgcctcaacccacttcgacacataatctacaactactaaaatgtacctgttacctttactagacgggaatggttcgtggaaatcaatgccccagacatcgaaaacctcaacctctaaaataccattttgtggcatctcatgtctctttgaaatgttccctgatcgttggcaggcatcacaagctgaaacaaaagacttagcatcgcaaaacaaagaaggccaagaaaaaccagatcaagtaccttagccacggtgcacgatggaccgtggtgaccaccataggaagaggagtgacagccttccaggactactttggtctcccactgtggaatccaccgtctgtagagaccgtctgcacattccttaaacaaataaggatcgtcccaaaattactacttagcgttatacagaaaacgattcctctgctgatgagaaaggtcaggcggcagcttgccactgacaacgtaatttgctatatctgcataccaaggctcttggttaacaatagacgataatatagcaaataaagaatcatcagaaaaagactcatcaataggtagagaatcttccccctcttgtcgcgacagatgatcagctacaacgttctcagctcctttcttatcttttatctgcaaatcaaactcctgaagaaggagtatccatctcaatagccgtggtttagcctccttcttagcaaggagatgcctcaaagctgcatggtcagtgaaaaaagtaacttctgacccaatcaaataagaacgaaatttctctaaagcataaactacagctagcagctcgttttcagtggtggtgtacttcacttgagccacatccagagttcggctcgcatagtagattgcatttaaagctttgtctttccgttggcctagcaccgctcctagtgcatagtcactggcatcacacattatctcaaacggcaaatcccagtcgggaggctgtatgattggCGCAGAGagcaaagcctgctttaacctgttaaaagcagaaagacactcatcagtaaatacaaaaggggcatccttaagtagcagctgtgtaagtggtttagcaatttttgagaaatccttgataaaccggcgataaaacccggcgtgaccaaggaaacttctcactcctttgacattaacaggaggaggtaattgctgaatcacttccacttttgctttatcaacttctattcccctatcagaaactaagtgctctaagacaactccctcgttgaccataaaatggcacttctcccagttaaacacgagattaacctcaatgcagtgctgcaacactttatcaaggttagacagacagttagaaaaatcacttccataaacactgaaatcgtccatgaaaacttccataatagactcaatatactctgaaaatatccccatcatacacctttggaaggtggcaggggcattacataaaccaaaaggcatcctgcggtAAGCAAACACGCCTTAAGGACAAGTAAAATTAGTCTTGGCctgatcatctgggtgaatagggatttgaaagaaccctgaatacccgtctaaatagcagaaacatttatgagaagctaaccattctaccatctgatcaataaaaggaagggaaaagtgatctttcttggtggcggcattcagctgtctgtaatctatgcacatccgccaaccagtcactactcgagtgggtattaactcatttttgtcattcctaaccacggtagtccctcctttcttcgggaccacctgcactggactcacccacttagaatgaacaacagaatagataatacctgcgtcgagcagcttcattacctcagccatcacaacatcttgcatcttctgattcagtcggcgctgaccctatctacaaggtttgtgatcttcctccagctctatcctgtgcatacaaatatcgggactaatccccttgatatcgtccaaggaataacccaaagctttcctgtttttcttaagcacagctaacaaagaagtcagctgatcattatcaagctttgcactaacaatgaccggatattgctcagtatcgtctaagaaaacatattttagatgagagggaagaggcttacgctcaagcacctttacctcaatggagcaaagggtactgatcatctgttccacttgctctccctcagcgt is a window encoding:
- the LOC141648197 gene encoding uncharacterized protein LOC141648197 is translated as MWLYIIVEEAVDEEAAEGSSSNTKRVFECLIHLKPVIGMLFDKLELGVKFYEAYAKECGFMTRLSSQKYTTALSVGPVICKDTEFLKKINRCVWSEDVEPPEFEERWTTLIASHGLSDNEWLKEKYSIRNMWVPAYFRDLFLGDIKDQVRNKTYKVVFKKDDVSVVCTRKKFERHGILCRHALCVFKDRGIQKVPSDYLLSRWSKLATCQPIVDPNGQFLADCTSMDVQKNKVGELWSESFTCVALVEQSPGHCDELLGILREFKERVKNAPDESDNTGIAKVKDKNAEIGMLLGTSIPSEIKVLPPRQCKNKGSGKRLISQRERAGEVNKKPLRKCRACGEMEN